The Streptomyces camelliae genome window below encodes:
- a CDS encoding NUDIX hydrolase, whose amino-acid sequence MSDTLVVRAAGCVLWRHSPVAGDLEICLVHRPKYDDWSHPKGKLKRGEDPLAGALREVAEETGYTAEPGAELPTVRYLANGRPKQVRYWAAQAVSGHFTPSNEVDRILWLSPDAARGRLTQPRDRDLVADALHGLAV is encoded by the coding sequence GTGAGCGACACGTTGGTGGTGCGGGCGGCCGGCTGTGTGCTGTGGCGGCACTCGCCGGTCGCCGGCGACCTGGAGATCTGCCTGGTCCACCGGCCGAAGTACGACGACTGGTCCCACCCCAAGGGCAAGCTCAAACGGGGTGAGGACCCGCTCGCCGGGGCGCTGCGCGAGGTCGCGGAGGAGACGGGGTACACGGCCGAGCCCGGCGCCGAGCTGCCGACGGTGCGTTATCTGGCCAACGGCCGCCCGAAGCAGGTGCGTTACTGGGCGGCACAGGCGGTTTCCGGCCACTTCACACCGAGCAACGAGGTGGACCGGATCCTGTGGCTCTCCCCCGACGCCGCCCGCGGCCGCCTCACCCAGCCCCGCGACCGTGACCTGGTGGCAGACGCCCTTCACGGACTGGCCGTGTGA
- a CDS encoding metal-sensitive transcriptional regulator yields the protein MTTTEAGATHGYHQQKDEHLKRLRRIEGQIRGLQRMVDEDTYCIDILTQVSASTKALQSFALQLLEEHLRHCVADAALKGGDEIDTKVDEATKAIGRLLRS from the coding sequence ATGACGACGACCGAGGCCGGCGCCACGCACGGCTATCACCAGCAGAAGGACGAGCACCTCAAGCGGCTGCGCCGCATCGAGGGGCAGATCCGCGGGCTGCAGCGGATGGTCGACGAGGACACGTACTGCATCGACATACTCACCCAGGTCTCCGCCTCCACCAAGGCCCTGCAGTCCTTCGCGCTCCAGCTGCTGGAGGAGCATCTGCGGCACTGTGTGGCCGACGCGGCCCTCAAGGGCGGTGACGAAATCGACACCAAGGTGGACGAGGCGACGAAGGCGATCGGCCGCCTCCTGCGCTCCTAG
- the pstC gene encoding phosphate ABC transporter permease subunit PstC — protein MDISTKKTTDAPPPTPQPADAGHRRAPRGATRPGDRIFLGLSRGSGILLLVIMAAIAVFLSYRASLAISKDHGNFLTTFEWNTNVIPPSFGIAVLAFGTVVSSVIAMALAVPVAVAIALFLTHYAPRKLSGPVAYVVDLLAAVPSIVYGLWGALILVPHLNGLFGWLNDYLGWTGIFSWQGGAPRSLLTVGILLAIMILPIITNVSREVFRQVPQMHEEAALALGATRWEVIRMAVLPFGRSGVISASMLGLGRALGETMAVATVLSPTFDIQTSLLDPGGGTFAQNIASKFGEATQDGRDALIASGLILFVITLLVNGAARAIIARRKEYSGANA, from the coding sequence ATGGACATATCGACCAAGAAGACAACTGACGCACCTCCCCCCACCCCCCAGCCCGCCGATGCCGGGCACAGGCGCGCTCCGCGCGGCGCGACCCGCCCCGGTGACCGCATCTTCCTCGGCCTGTCCCGCGGCTCGGGCATCCTGCTGCTGGTGATCATGGCCGCGATCGCGGTCTTCCTCAGCTACCGCGCGTCCCTCGCGATCAGCAAGGACCACGGGAACTTCCTGACCACCTTCGAGTGGAACACCAACGTCATCCCGCCGTCCTTCGGCATCGCCGTCCTGGCCTTCGGCACCGTGGTCTCCTCGGTCATCGCCATGGCCCTGGCCGTGCCGGTCGCGGTCGCGATCGCGCTGTTCCTCACCCACTACGCCCCGCGCAAGCTGAGCGGTCCCGTCGCCTATGTGGTCGACCTGCTCGCTGCCGTGCCGTCCATCGTCTACGGCCTGTGGGGCGCCCTGATCCTCGTACCGCACCTGAACGGCCTGTTCGGCTGGCTGAACGACTACCTCGGCTGGACCGGGATCTTCTCCTGGCAGGGCGGTGCCCCCCGCTCCCTGCTCACCGTCGGCATCCTGCTCGCGATCATGATCCTGCCGATCATCACCAACGTGAGCCGTGAGGTCTTCCGCCAGGTCCCGCAGATGCACGAGGAGGCCGCGCTGGCCCTCGGTGCCACGCGCTGGGAAGTGATCCGCATGGCGGTCCTCCCCTTCGGCCGCTCCGGCGTGATCTCGGCCTCCATGCTGGGCCTCGGCCGCGCCCTCGGCGAGACGATGGCCGTCGCCACCGTGCTCTCGCCGACCTTCGACATCCAGACCAGCTTGCTCGACCCGGGCGGCGGCACCTTCGCCCAGAACATCGCCAGCAAGTTCGGCGAGGCGACGCAGGACGGCCGGGACGCGCTCATCGCCTCCGGTCTCATCCTGTTCGTCATCACCCTGCTGGTCAACGGCGCGGCCCGCGCGATCATCGCCCGCCGCAAGGAGTACTCGGGGGCCAACGCATGA
- the pstA gene encoding phosphate ABC transporter permease PstA, protein MSTALVTDKLPNSLRSARLPKWSPWAIAAGSVAVAVGIGLGAGLSSKVQWGLIAAILFVVGTFVISTVVEGKRQAKDRIATSLVWVAFLIALVPLISLIWTTVKRGVKVLDPYFLTHSMGIVADTDPGGGIYHAIIGSLEQVGLATLIGAPIGVLTAVYLVEYGRGGLARAVTFFVDVMTGIPSVVAGLFILSLMLMFNMEPFGFAGSLALAILMMPVVVRSTEEMLKLVPNELREASLALGVPKWRTILKVVLPTSIGGITTGIMLAIARIAGETAPILLLVWGNSFINNNPFSGAQQALPLYIYQQYANSSGSPAAYDRAWAASLTLIAFVMILNLVARGIARWKAPKTGR, encoded by the coding sequence ATGAGCACCGCTCTTGTCACCGACAAGCTGCCCAACAGCCTGCGCAGCGCACGTCTGCCGAAGTGGTCGCCCTGGGCGATCGCCGCCGGCTCCGTCGCGGTCGCCGTGGGCATCGGCCTGGGCGCCGGACTGAGCAGCAAGGTCCAGTGGGGTCTGATCGCCGCGATCCTGTTCGTCGTCGGCACCTTCGTCATCTCGACGGTGGTCGAGGGCAAGCGGCAGGCCAAGGACCGCATCGCCACCTCCCTGGTCTGGGTGGCCTTCCTGATCGCGCTCGTTCCGCTGATCTCGCTGATCTGGACCACCGTCAAGCGCGGTGTGAAGGTCCTCGACCCCTACTTCCTCACCCACTCGATGGGCATCGTCGCCGACACCGACCCGGGCGGCGGCATCTACCACGCCATCATCGGCAGCCTGGAGCAGGTCGGCCTGGCCACCCTGATCGGCGCCCCGATCGGTGTCCTCACGGCGGTCTACCTGGTCGAGTACGGCCGTGGCGGCCTCGCCCGCGCGGTCACCTTCTTCGTCGACGTGATGACCGGTATCCCGTCCGTCGTCGCGGGTCTGTTCATCCTCAGCCTCATGCTGATGTTCAACATGGAGCCCTTCGGCTTCGCCGGCTCGCTGGCCCTGGCGATCCTGATGATGCCGGTCGTCGTCCGCTCCACGGAGGAGATGCTCAAGCTCGTACCGAACGAGCTGCGCGAGGCGTCCCTGGCGCTCGGCGTGCCCAAGTGGCGCACCATCCTGAAGGTGGTCCTGCCGACCTCGATCGGCGGCATCACCACGGGCATCATGCTGGCGATCGCCCGTATCGCGGGCGAGACCGCGCCGATCCTGCTGCTGGTGTGGGGCAACTCCTTCATCAACAACAACCCGTTCTCGGGCGCGCAGCAGGCTCTGCCGCTGTACATCTACCAGCAGTACGCGAACAGCTCGGGTTCACCGGCGGCCTACGACCGCGCCTGGGCGGCTTCGCTCACGCTGATCGCCTTCGTGATGATCCTCAACCTGGTGGCCCGCGGCATCGCCCGCTGGAAGGCCCCGAAGACCGGTCGCTGA
- a CDS encoding DUF47 domain-containing protein: protein MRFRLTPRETSFYDMFAASADNIVTGSKLLMELLGADAPARAEIAERMRAAEHAGDDATHAIFHQLNSSFITPFDREDIYSLAGSLDDIMDFMEEAVDLVVLYNIEELPKGVEQQIEVLARAAELTAEAMPNLRTMDNLTEYWIEVNRLENQADQIHRKLLAQLFNGKYDAIEVLKLKQIVDVLEEAADAFEHVANTVETIAVKES from the coding sequence GTGCGCTTTCGTCTGACCCCCAGGGAGACGAGCTTCTACGACATGTTCGCCGCATCCGCGGACAACATCGTCACCGGCTCGAAACTCCTGATGGAACTGCTCGGGGCGGACGCACCTGCCCGGGCCGAGATCGCAGAGCGTATGCGGGCCGCGGAACACGCGGGTGACGACGCCACGCACGCGATCTTCCACCAGCTGAACTCCTCGTTCATCACGCCGTTCGACCGCGAGGACATCTACTCCCTCGCCGGGTCCCTCGACGACATCATGGACTTCATGGAGGAAGCCGTCGACCTGGTGGTCCTCTACAACATCGAGGAACTGCCGAAGGGCGTCGAGCAGCAGATCGAGGTACTGGCGCGGGCGGCGGAGCTCACGGCGGAGGCCATGCCGAACCTCCGCACGATGGACAACCTGACCGAGTACTGGATCGAGGTGAACCGTCTGGAGAACCAGGCGGACCAGATCCACCGCAAGCTGCTGGCCCAGCTCTTCAACGGCAAGTACGACGCGATCGAGGTGCTCAAGCTCAAGCAGATCGTGGACGTCCTGGAAGAGGCGGCGGACGCGTTCGAGCACGTGGCGAACACGGTGGAGACCATCGCCGTCAAGGAGTCCTGA
- a CDS encoding FAD-binding oxidoreductase gives MERRTFIAGGTAALAATALSGCSGGAGTSATTANTGTSSLMSIKSASAGAAATWTDLAHDLDGTLVRPGDAAWRTAHQLYNTRFDGLKPAAVAYVAHADDIRTTLAYAQAHHLKVSIRNGGHSYAGYSSGDNRLILDVSKLNRIRVSGGQAVVGAGSKLIDVYRALAAKGVTIPAGSCPSVGVSGLVLGGGHGVASRAYGLTCDNLTQATLITADGTQVTANAKDHSDLFWALRGAGNGNFGVVTELQFRTHAAPQAVTAYLTWPWSKAAAVLKAWQEWGPAQPDEIWSALHLDCSPGRTPSISVACFSMGTYGELQNAVDRLAHQAGANATSVALHRKGYEEAMETYAGCTSFSTDAQCHLPGSTPGRSPQGRLGRDTYAARSDFFDRSLSPAGIQTVLRQIAAVRGGAGSIAFTALGGAVNRVSPTATAFVHRRSRMLAQYFTSWGAGASGATAQSWLSSAHAAMRPYASGAAYQNYTDPTLSDWRTAYYGDAATRLGKVKKQYDPQRFFSYAQGL, from the coding sequence ATGGAACGACGTACGTTCATCGCGGGCGGAACGGCCGCGCTCGCCGCGACCGCACTGTCGGGCTGCAGCGGCGGCGCGGGCACATCGGCCACGACGGCGAACACAGGCACATCGTCTCTTATGTCCATAAAGTCGGCCAGTGCCGGCGCCGCCGCCACCTGGACCGACCTCGCCCATGACCTGGACGGCACCCTGGTCCGCCCCGGCGACGCGGCCTGGAGGACGGCGCACCAGCTCTACAACACCCGCTTCGACGGCCTGAAGCCCGCCGCGGTGGCCTACGTCGCCCACGCCGACGACATACGCACCACCCTCGCCTACGCCCAGGCACACCACCTGAAGGTGTCGATACGCAACGGCGGCCACTCCTACGCCGGCTACTCCTCCGGCGACAACCGCCTCATCCTCGACGTCTCCAAGCTGAACCGCATCCGGGTCAGCGGCGGCCAGGCGGTCGTCGGCGCCGGCTCCAAGCTGATCGACGTCTACCGGGCACTGGCGGCCAAGGGCGTGACCATACCCGCCGGCTCCTGCCCGTCCGTCGGCGTCTCCGGCCTGGTCCTCGGCGGCGGCCACGGCGTCGCCTCCCGCGCCTACGGCCTGACCTGCGACAACCTCACCCAGGCGACGCTGATCACGGCGGACGGCACCCAGGTGACGGCGAACGCGAAGGATCACTCCGACCTCTTCTGGGCCCTGCGCGGCGCGGGCAACGGCAACTTCGGCGTCGTCACCGAGCTGCAGTTCAGGACGCATGCGGCGCCGCAGGCGGTGACGGCGTACCTGACCTGGCCCTGGTCGAAGGCGGCGGCGGTGCTGAAGGCCTGGCAGGAGTGGGGCCCGGCCCAGCCCGACGAGATCTGGTCCGCCCTCCACCTGGACTGCTCCCCCGGCCGCACCCCGTCGATCTCGGTCGCCTGCTTCTCGATGGGAACGTACGGCGAACTCCAGAACGCGGTGGACCGCCTCGCCCACCAGGCCGGTGCGAACGCCACCTCGGTCGCCCTGCACCGCAAGGGCTACGAGGAGGCGATGGAGACCTACGCGGGCTGCACCTCCTTCTCCACCGACGCCCAGTGCCACCTGCCCGGCTCCACCCCCGGCCGCTCCCCGCAGGGCAGGCTCGGCCGGGACACGTACGCGGCCCGCTCCGACTTCTTCGACCGCTCGCTGTCGCCGGCGGGCATCCAGACGGTCCTTCGCCAGATCGCCGCGGTACGGGGCGGCGCGGGCAGCATCGCCTTCACGGCCCTCGGCGGCGCGGTGAACCGTGTGTCGCCGACGGCCACGGCCTTCGTCCACCGCCGCTCGCGCATGCTGGCGCAGTACTTCACGTCCTGGGGCGCGGGCGCCTCCGGCGCTACGGCCCAGTCGTGGCTGTCGTCGGCCCACGCGGCGATGCGGCCGTACGCCTCGGGCGCGGCGTACCAGAACTACACGGACCCGACGCTGAGCGACTGGCGCACGGCGTACTACGGGGACGCGGCGACGAGGCTGGGCAAGGTGAAGAAACAGTACGACCCGCAGCGCTTCTTCTCGTACGCGCAGGGGCTGTAG
- a CDS encoding inorganic phosphate transporter — protein sequence MDTFALIVTILVALFFTYTNGFHDSANAIATSVSTRALTPRAALAMAAVMNLAGAFLGSGVAKTVSEGLIETPSGSTGMGILFAALLGAITWNLITWYYGLPSSSSHALFGGLVGAALAGGTGVHWNGVVDKVIIPMFLSPVVGLIVGYLVMLAIMWLFRRANPHKAKRGFRMAQTVSAAGMALGHGLQDAQKTMGVVVMALVISGHETFGDPIPVWVKIVSAVMLSLGTYAGGWRIMRTLGRKIIELDPPQGFAAEATGASIMFGTAFLFKAPISTTHVITSAIMGVGATKRVNAVRWGVAKNIVLGWFITMPAAALVAALAFGIVKLVAL from the coding sequence ATGGACACCTTCGCCCTCATCGTGACCATCCTGGTCGCGCTCTTCTTCACGTACACGAACGGCTTCCACGACTCGGCGAACGCGATCGCCACGTCGGTGTCGACCCGCGCGCTGACGCCGCGGGCGGCGCTGGCGATGGCCGCGGTGATGAACCTGGCGGGCGCCTTCCTGGGCTCGGGCGTCGCCAAGACGGTCAGCGAAGGCTTGATCGAGACCCCGTCCGGCTCGACGGGGATGGGCATCCTCTTCGCGGCCCTCCTCGGCGCCATCACCTGGAACCTGATCACCTGGTACTACGGCCTGCCGTCCTCGTCCTCCCACGCCCTGTTCGGCGGCCTGGTGGGCGCGGCCCTGGCGGGCGGCACCGGCGTCCACTGGAACGGCGTGGTGGACAAGGTCATCATCCCGATGTTCCTGTCCCCGGTGGTCGGCCTGATCGTCGGCTACCTGGTCATGCTGGCCATCATGTGGCTGTTCCGCCGCGCCAACCCGCACAAGGCCAAGCGGGGCTTCCGCATGGCGCAGACGGTCTCGGCGGCAGGCATGGCCCTGGGCCACGGCCTCCAGGACGCCCAGAAGACCATGGGTGTGGTCGTCATGGCCCTGGTGATTTCCGGCCACGAGACGTTCGGCGATCCGATCCCGGTGTGGGTGAAGATCGTCTCTGCGGTGATGCTGTCGCTGGGCACGTACGCGGGCGGCTGGCGCATCATGCGCACCCTGGGCCGCAAGATCATCGAGCTGGACCCCCCGCAGGGCTTCGCCGCGGAGGCGACCGGCGCCTCGATCATGTTCGGCACCGCGTTCCTCTTCAAGGCGCCGATCTCCACGACCCACGTCATCACCTCGGCGATCATGGGCGTGGGCGCGACGAAGCGCGTGAACGCCGTGCGCTGGGGCGTGGCCAAGAACATCGTGCTGGGCTGGTTCATCACGATGCCGGCGGCGGCACTGGTCGCTGCGCTGGCGTTCGGGATCGTCAAGCTGGTGGCGCTGTAA
- the pstS gene encoding phosphate ABC transporter substrate-binding protein PstS has protein sequence MKLQRTNRLRAVSLGAIAVSSALALTACGSDNTSTGSTASGGPSTSTNASAIKCDGAKGQLLSDGSSAQKNAIQAWVKNFSQACGVQINYKAGGSGAGVTAFTQGQIPWAGSDSALKPDAVAASKKVCSSGGQGIDLPMLGGPIAVGYNVNGVDNLVLDAPTIAKIFDGKITNWNDPAIAALNKGAKLPDLKIQAFHRSDDSGTTDNFTKYLKAATPENWKYSGGKTWQAQGGQSAAQSSGVAQQVKQTNGAIGYFELSYVGDGIKAASVNTGASAPVAPSSDSATKAIADAKVVGTGQDLSLKLNYNTKADGAYPITLVTYEIVCDKGNKPDTLPTVKSFLNYIASEDGQKILSGISYAPMPDEIISKVRTTIAGLS, from the coding sequence GTGAAGCTTCAGCGCACGAACCGGCTGCGCGCCGTCTCTCTCGGTGCGATCGCCGTCTCCAGCGCCCTGGCCCTGACGGCGTGCGGCTCCGACAACACCAGCACTGGGAGCACGGCGTCCGGTGGTCCCTCGACGTCCACCAACGCCTCCGCCATCAAGTGTGACGGCGCCAAGGGCCAGCTGCTGTCCGACGGCTCCTCCGCGCAGAAGAACGCGATCCAGGCCTGGGTCAAGAACTTCTCGCAGGCCTGTGGCGTGCAGATCAACTACAAGGCCGGCGGTTCCGGCGCCGGTGTCACCGCGTTCACGCAGGGCCAGATCCCGTGGGCCGGTTCCGACTCCGCGCTGAAGCCCGACGCCGTCGCCGCCTCCAAGAAGGTCTGCTCCAGCGGCGGCCAGGGCATCGACCTGCCGATGCTCGGCGGCCCGATCGCCGTCGGTTACAACGTGAACGGCGTGGACAACCTGGTCCTGGACGCCCCGACCATCGCCAAGATCTTCGACGGCAAGATCACCAACTGGAACGACCCGGCGATCGCCGCGCTGAACAAGGGCGCCAAGCTCCCCGACCTGAAGATCCAGGCCTTCCACCGCTCGGACGACTCCGGCACCACGGACAACTTCACCAAGTACCTGAAGGCCGCCACCCCGGAGAACTGGAAGTACTCGGGCGGCAAGACCTGGCAGGCCCAGGGCGGTCAGTCCGCCGCCCAGTCCTCCGGTGTGGCCCAGCAGGTCAAGCAGACCAACGGCGCCATCGGCTACTTCGAGCTGTCCTACGTCGGTGACGGCATCAAGGCGGCCAGCGTCAACACCGGTGCCTCCGCGCCGGTCGCCCCGAGCAGCGACAGCGCCACCAAGGCCATCGCGGACGCCAAGGTCGTCGGCACCGGCCAGGACCTGTCCCTGAAGCTGAACTACAACACCAAGGCTGACGGTGCCTACCCGATCACCCTGGTGACGTACGAGATCGTCTGCGACAAGGGCAACAAGCCCGACACCCTGCCCACCGTCAAGTCCTTCCTCAACTACATCGCGTCCGAGGACGGCCAGAAGATCCTCAGCGGCATCAGCTACGCGCCGATGCCCGACGAGATCATCAGCAAGGTCCGCACCACCATCGCCGGCCTGAGCTGA
- a CDS encoding phosphatase PAP2 family protein, with product MAVLAESGSNPDVGLLYDINGLAKGAPHWFDRIMEFVGEYGLLVAMVLLVVWCWWSVRRRGGENAASSVAALVWAPLAAGIAVLVNIPIRGFVQRPRPFVDHQGLDVLVSGKTDFSFVSDHATITMALGVGLFVAHRRFGIAGIGLALFEGFCRVYMGVHYPTDVIGGFALGTAVALLLSPAAMALLTPLMRAVERSRRAGWIVRRRSAVGGQQDALLPGARTAVENEERDLAA from the coding sequence ATGGCTGTACTCGCCGAATCCGGATCGAACCCCGACGTCGGCCTGCTCTACGACATCAACGGTCTCGCCAAGGGCGCTCCGCACTGGTTCGACCGGATCATGGAGTTCGTCGGTGAGTACGGGCTGCTGGTCGCGATGGTGCTGCTGGTGGTGTGGTGCTGGTGGTCCGTGCGGCGGCGCGGCGGCGAGAACGCCGCGTCCTCCGTCGCCGCGCTGGTCTGGGCCCCGCTGGCCGCTGGGATCGCCGTACTCGTCAACATCCCCATCCGGGGGTTCGTGCAGCGGCCTCGGCCCTTCGTCGATCACCAGGGGCTCGACGTCCTCGTCTCCGGCAAGACCGACTTCTCCTTCGTCAGCGACCACGCCACCATCACCATGGCCCTCGGGGTGGGTTTGTTCGTCGCCCATCGCCGCTTCGGCATCGCCGGGATCGGGCTCGCGTTGTTCGAGGGGTTCTGCCGGGTCTACATGGGCGTGCACTACCCGACGGACGTCATCGGCGGCTTCGCCCTCGGCACGGCGGTCGCCCTGCTGCTCTCCCCGGCGGCGATGGCCCTGCTCACCCCGCTGATGCGCGCGGTGGAGCGGTCCCGCCGGGCCGGGTGGATCGTGCGCCGCCGGTCCGCGGTGGGCGGGCAGCAGGACGCCTTGCTGCCCGGCGCCCGTACGGCCGTGGAGAACGAGGAGCGGGACCTGGCGGCGTAG
- a CDS encoding CHAD domain-containing protein, giving the protein MAQQHLDPTDPTADGAATGDALARYLRAQATEFLRALRLHRETGSSQAHGAEESVDAARLLRRSARRISGSLHTFRPLLDADWSEEMRPELAWLSGTLGLEHACEARLERLLLALHRLSGAAALPAQTVDVMAAGAAAARVGDGGPPARAKPSVGEAPGNASGPANASGPANVTPTPERGNLTVGAAKAGALLDRQLTLARTRAHSTALQALGSSRFHAVADKVALLASDVPLTRTAPSTDLRPLAAAAEERLTAAVGALPLVTAGHPYNAEALVHGLSPDPSPHPQDGPWHQVRLLLRLHRYAQEVLNGGNAPVDVRLLAAGQALNRHRDASEAAAAAAQAARTPRIAPATAYALGVLHADQRHEVEAARFAFQQAWQKQTVSAP; this is encoded by the coding sequence GTGGCACAGCAACACCTTGACCCGACGGACCCCACGGCCGACGGCGCGGCGACAGGGGACGCCCTCGCGAGGTATCTCCGCGCCCAGGCCACGGAGTTCCTCCGCGCCCTGCGCCTGCACCGGGAGACCGGAAGCAGTCAGGCGCACGGCGCGGAGGAGTCCGTCGACGCCGCACGGCTGCTGCGCCGCTCGGCCCGCCGCATCAGCGGCAGCCTGCACACCTTCCGTCCCCTCCTCGACGCCGACTGGTCCGAGGAGATGCGGCCCGAACTGGCCTGGCTCTCCGGCACGCTGGGCCTGGAGCACGCCTGCGAGGCCCGCCTGGAACGGCTGCTGCTGGCACTGCACCGGCTGTCGGGGGCGGCGGCGCTCCCGGCCCAGACGGTGGACGTCATGGCCGCGGGCGCTGCTGCGGCACGGGTGGGCGATGGGGGTCCCCCCGCGCGAGCGAAGCCGAGCGTGGGGGAAGCACCTGGCAACGCCAGTGGCCCCGCCAACGCCAGTGGCCCTGCCAACGTGACGCCCACCCCAGAGCGCGGCAACCTCACAGTAGGCGCAGCCAAAGCAGGCGCCCTGCTCGACCGCCAGCTCACCCTCGCCCGGACCCGAGCTCACTCCACGGCGCTCCAAGCCCTCGGCTCCTCCCGCTTCCACGCCGTCGCCGACAAGGTCGCCCTGCTGGCCAGCGACGTCCCCCTCACCCGCACCGCCCCGAGCACCGACCTGCGCCCCCTGGCAGCCGCCGCGGAGGAGCGGCTGACAGCCGCCGTCGGCGCGCTCCCCCTGGTCACCGCGGGCCACCCGTACAACGCGGAGGCCCTGGTCCACGGCCTGTCCCCGGATCCGTCCCCGCACCCCCAGGACGGCCCCTGGCACCAGGTCCGGCTGCTGCTGCGCCTGCACCGGTACGCCCAGGAGGTGCTGAACGGCGGCAACGCCCCGGTCGACGTACGGCTGTTGGCGGCGGGGCAGGCGCTGAACCGGCACCGGGACGCCTCGGAGGCGGCGGCCGCGGCGGCGCAGGCGGCCCGCACCCCGCGCATCGCCCCGGCGACGGCGTACGCGCTCGGGGTGCTCCACGCCGACCAGCGGCACGAGGTGGAGGCGGCCAGGTTCGCGTTCCAGCAGGCCTGGCAGAAGCAGACCGTCAGCGCACCCTGA
- the pstB gene encoding phosphate ABC transporter ATP-binding protein PstB translates to MAKRIDVSGLTAYYGSHKAIEDISMTVEPRSVTAFIGPSGCGKSTFLRTLNRMHEVTPGGRVEGKVLLDDEDLYGAGVDPVSVRREVGMVFQRPNPFPTMSIFDNVAAGLRLNGSFKKSELSDIVEKSLKGANLWNEVKDRLNKPGSGLSGGQQQRLCIARAIAVEPKVLLMDEPCSALDPISTLAIEDLIGELKERFTIVIVTHNMQQAARVSDRTAFFNLAAVGQPGRLIEIDDTERIFSNPSVQATEDYISGRFG, encoded by the coding sequence ATGGCCAAGCGAATCGACGTAAGCGGACTGACCGCCTACTACGGCTCCCACAAGGCGATCGAGGACATCTCGATGACCGTCGAGCCGCGTTCGGTGACGGCGTTCATCGGCCCCTCCGGCTGCGGCAAGTCGACGTTCCTGCGCACGCTGAACCGCATGCACGAGGTCACCCCCGGTGGCCGCGTCGAGGGAAAGGTGCTGCTGGACGACGAGGACCTGTACGGCGCGGGCGTCGACCCGGTGTCCGTCCGCCGCGAGGTCGGCATGGTCTTCCAGCGCCCGAACCCCTTCCCCACGATGTCGATCTTCGACAACGTGGCGGCGGGTCTGCGTCTGAACGGCAGCTTCAAGAAGTCGGAACTCAGCGACATCGTCGAGAAGTCCCTGAAGGGCGCGAACCTCTGGAACGAGGTCAAGGACCGCCTGAACAAGCCCGGCTCGGGCCTGTCGGGTGGCCAGCAGCAGCGTCTGTGCATCGCGCGGGCGATCGCGGTCGAGCCGAAGGTCCTGCTGATGGACGAACCGTGCTCCGCCCTGGACCCGATCTCGACCCTCGCCATCGAGGACCTGATCGGCGAGCTGAAGGAGCGCTTCACGATCGTCATCGTGACGCACAACATGCAGCAGGCCGCGCGCGTCTCGGACCGTACGGCGTTCTTCAACCTGGCGGCCGTGGGCCAGCCGGGCCGCCTGATCGAGATCGACGACACCGAGCGGATCTTCTCCAACCCGTCGGTCCAGGCGACGGAGGACTACATCTCCGGCCGCTTCGGCTAG